From the genome of Chelmon rostratus isolate fCheRos1 chromosome 1, fCheRos1.pri, whole genome shotgun sequence, one region includes:
- the lrrk1 gene encoding leucine-rich repeat serine/threonine-protein kinase 1 isoform X2 has protein sequence MLATSCQEGHLDVVRLLVHSYGADAKDCAIHSNEFAVITGLPLYAAARAGNEEIAHFLLQNGAGFSSYTLMDHPAFSKHLLRLKLQETNTEGEEAVSVCWSGLQLPWLELDWFMDVSSRITHLDLSSNSLTALPSVAPWGLLHLHTLDLSNNLLKELPAAHNSQEVICSSLRQVNLSNNQLTSLPPGLLHLTRIQRLSAAKNQLTVLFDIPTTTNWIGLRKLEELDVSDNCLTSLPTAVMHCLKSLSFLNVCSNKLSTFPDPWACPLKQCKASSNVIQNLPNTISIFWRTQLQEVDFSDNSLQELPSYIFELEALVSLRLCGNHIATLPAPSKWKCSRLRTLDLSRNQLGKTEEGPKSRRLAFLTTWQRRDPDPVCPIEFPLILRDSLEVLFLNDNQLECVPQSVCGLHSLTELYLSNNPGIRELPAELGQLSNLWQLDIEDLNITNVPQEVRKEGPVSVLAFLRAHLRKAEPFKLLKMLVIGPPRQGKTALLEVLQTGRASPFTPTECSISTSMWELDKPNACKNSKDSVAFNVWDIGGQASMSTVNQCFFTDKALYVVIWNLALGEEAVANLQTWLLNIEARAPNSAVVVVGTHLDLIDTKFRTERLATLRAYILALCRSPSGARATGYPDITWKHLYEVSCKTLEGVDGLKKLIYQVALSMKDSSSSAFGSKLLGRLIPRSYLTLQEAVIAEKQRRDAKGEVQYLTDAQLDCIVEQNPGSDIRDYEDLQTAINFLIETGTLLHFPDTSHGLCTLYFLCPVWLSECLERIMHLKSSRSVARNGVIRAEDLRMLLVGTGFTQQTEEQYFQFLAKFEIALPVANNSYLLPHLLPHKPAMDIHGFRQQTNNTLQRLVKMSFVPAGFWERFIARMLISLTEMDLQSFEPRRNTRSQRSRNSVIYSFTGTQQRNRCSTFRVRRSQTIYWKEGLLVTFDGGYLSVESSDVNWKRKKSGGIKIICHSEMRDFSAMAFITDHVNSLIEQWFPALTASESDGSLLIEQYAPCPLCASLGPPKQAERLAGQPGQLDERARRGEEDGGGGGANVHYFNMEDCVLAAVEKDHIICPQHPDQTVPLQELVPELFMTDFPARLFLERAQLEYSEGENNILGQGGSGSIIYRARYHDRPVAIKRFHFKKCRQQTISSDTDTMVKHLQSADACRSFSEFRQEASMLHSLQHPCIVSLLGISIHPLCFALQLAPLGSLNTVLEERHKGKGSRYMPLGHMLTFRVAYQIAAGLAYLHRKSIIFCDLKSDNILVWSLEVQDPVNIKLSDYGISRQSFREGALGVEGTPGYQAPEIRPGIVYDEKVDMFSYGMVLYELLSGRRPVLGHHQLQIAKKLSKGIRPVLGSPEEVQFCCLHGLLTECWDTKPEKRPMAMQCLRQMQEPSFPCLRYVLSCGPHSQLFLSQLQGHSAVFWSGDKEDRNYSVVNVEKGQVEVKRISCPGSRISCQMKMGNTLWMATEEQEVFIYSLKDMCPLSQPQKQFSCPAIITCLFPVPAREQSLARVFAGMSDGLVAAYSLVEDLPLEGETYLCSHTLNKTMFGLKDADPRQRPYPVRSMALVSSGSQLWFSNGPGVLVIDCLSLQAVRRLEPYDPPSSIISMTTSFSLWGEEAVWTLDDHINTLLLYHATSYQLCAKYCCRDSSPLRDVFTVQRPARVTAVTTTDLKTTGQEETPEWNNGEVTVIYSEEAGTQIIQHQDSLTDYCSISSNCSLELPGSDCSSAAGLSSLASRSSVSLPADQEEAGMYQDQQASTNPESGVDSAEAVNLAPPQLQAFTVLAVNGALWIPRRGGDVMVIEMQSHADQLRGRVIAVLSPPGCPSLGFLEEAALVAKDTVVCGFHKENMEWCLCVWRGWGCHELEVFYQSYEELGRLETSMRKRR, from the exons AGGAGGGTCACCTGGACGTGGTCCGGCTGCTGGTCCACAGCTACGGTGCTGATGCCAAGGACTGTGCCATCCACAGCAACGAGTTTGCCGTCATCACTGGGCTCCCGCTGTACGCTGCCGCACGAGCAG GCAACGAGGAGATCgctcacttcctgctgcagaatgGAGCAGGATTCTCTTCGTACACCCTGATGGACCATCCAGCCTTCAGCAAACACCTCCTCAGACTCAAACTACAGGAAACCAacacagaaggagaggag gccgtcagtgtgtgttggagtggTCTGCAGCTGCCCTGGTTGGAGCTGGACTGGTTCATGGATGTCTCATCACGTATCACCCACCTGGATCTGTCATCCAACAGCCTGACTGCTCTGCCCTCTGTGGCGCCCTGGggtctcctccacctgcacacTCTAGATCTTTCTAATAACCTGCTCAAAGAGCTGCCAGCTGCTCACAACTCCCAGGAGGTCATCTGCTCCAG TTTACGGCAGGTAAATCTCTCCAACAACCAGCTCACCAGTTTGCCACCTGGACTTCTTCACCTGACCCGCATTCAGAGACTTTCTGCTGCCAAGAACCAGCTCACAGTCCTGTTTGACATCCCTACCA CTACTAACTGGATCGGTCTTCGTAAGCTGGAGGAACTGGATGTGTCTGATAACTGTCTGACCAGTCTGCCCACGGCAGTCATGCACTGTTTGAAGTCCCTGAGCTTCCTCAATGTGTGCAGTAACAAGCTGAGCACCTTCCCTGACCCCTGGGCTTGTCCACTG AAACAATGCAAAGCTTCCTCCAATGTGATCCAAAATCTCCCAAACACTATCTCCATATTCTGGAGGACTCAGCTGCAGGAGGTGGACTTCTCTGACAACAGCCTGCAGGAGTTGCCCTCATATATCTTTGAACTGGAG GCTCTGGTCTCGTTGAGGTTGTGTGGGAATCACATTGCAACACTCCCAGCCCCCAGTAAGTGGAAGTGCTCTCGGCTCAGGACCCTCGATCTTTCCAGGAACCAGCTGGGCAA AACAGAGGAGGGACCCAAATCCAGGAGGCTGGCCTTCCTTACTACATGGCAAAGGAGGGACCCAGATCCAG TGTGTCCCATAGAGTTTCCCCTGATCCTGCGGGATTCACTGGAAGTGCTTTTCTTGAATGACAACCAGCTGGAGTGTGTTCCCCAGTCAGTGTGTGGTCTGCACAGCCTCACTGAGCTCTACCTCTCCAA TAATCCTGGAATCCGGGAGCTTCCAGCAGAGCTCGGTCAACTCTCCAACCTGTGGCAGCTGGACATTGAAGACCTGAACATTACTAATGTGCCCCAGGAAGTCAGGAAAGAAG gTCCTGTGTCTGTCCTGGCTTTCCTTCGGGCACACCTTCGAAAGGCAGAGCCCTTTAAACTGCTGAAGATGCTTGTGATTGGTCCACCGAGGCAGGGGAAGACGGCCCTGCTGGAGGTTCTGCAGACCGGCAGGGCGTCCCCCTTCACCCCAACAGAATGCAGCATCTCCACCTCCATGTGGGAGCTGGACAAACCCAATGCATGCAAAAACAGc AAGGACTCGGTGGCATTCAATGTGTGGGACATCGGTGGTCAAGCCAGCATGTCCACAGTGAACCAGTGCTTCTTCACTGATAAGGCCTTGTACGTGGTGATCTGGAACCTGGCTTTGGGAGAGGAGGCTGTGGCCAACCTGCAGACATGGCTGCTCAACATAGAG GCACGAGCACCCAACTCTGCAGTGGTGGTTGTGGGAACACATTTGGATCTCATCGACACAAAGTTTCGCACTGAGAGACTGGCCACGCTGAGAGCTTACATTCTGGCTCTCTGCCGATCCCCATCAGGGGCTCGAGCCACCGGCTACCCTGACATCACCTGGAAGCACCTGTA TGAAGTGTCCTGTAAGACCCTGGAGGGTGTGGATGGGCTGAAGAAGCTGATCTACCAGGTGGCTCTCTCCatgaaagacagcagcagctcagccttTGGCAGCAAACTTCTGGGCAGACTG ATCCCCAGGAGCTATCTGACACTTCAGGAAGCAGTGAtagcagagaagcagaggcGAGATGCTAAGGGAGAGGTCCAGTACCTAACTGATGCCCAGCTGGACTGCATTGTTGAACAGAACccaggaagtgacatcagagaCTATGAGGACCTGCAGACTG CCATCAACTTCTTGATAGAGACGGGGACCCTGCTGCACTTCCCTGACACCAGCCACGGCCTGTGCACCCTCTActtcctgtgtcctgtgtggcTGTCAGAATGCCTGGAGAGGATCATGCACCTCAAGTCCTCTCGCTCTGTAGCCAGGAATGGAGTGATCCGAGCAGAGGACCTCAGA ATGCTGTTGGTTGGAACAGGATTCACCCAACAGACAGAAGAACAGTATTTCCAGTTTCTTGCCAAGTTTGAGATTGCTCTCCCTGTGGCCAACAACAG CTATCTGCTGCCCCACCTTCTTCCCCACAAGCCAGCCATGGACATCCATGGCTTCCGCCAGCAGACCAACAACACCCTGCAGCGCCTTGTGAAGATGAGCTTTGTTCCTGCCGGGTTTTGGGAGCGCTTCATTGCCAGGATGCTCATCAGCCTCACAGAGATGGACCTGCAG TCATTTGAGCCCAGAAGGAACACCAGGAGCCAGCGCAGCAGGAACTCTGTGATCTACAGCTTTACTGGAACCCAGCAGAGGAACCGTTGCAGCACCTTCAGAGTCCGACGTAGCCAGACCATCTACTGGAAGGAGGGACTGCTGGTCACTTTTGATGGAGGTTACCTCAG cgtGGAGTCATCAGATGTCAactggaagaggaagaagagtggAGGCATAAAGATCATCTGCCACTCAGAGATGAGAGACTTCTCTGCCATGGCCTTCATCACGGATCACGTCAACTCTCTGATCGAGCAGTGGTTCCCCG CTTTGACAGCCAGTGAGAGCGATGGGAGTCTGCTCATAGAGCAGTACGccccctgtcctctctgtgcctcaCTGGGCCCGCCGAAGCAGGCCGAGCGCCTAGCCGGCCAGCCCGGCCAGTTGGATGAGCGAGCAAGACGTggagaagaggatggaggaggaggaggtgcaaATGTTCATTACTTCAACATGGAAGACTGTGTGCTGGCTGCAGTGGAGAAGGACCACATCATCTGTCCTCAGCACCCTGACCAGACAGTCCCCCTCCAGGAGCTGGTCCCAGAGCTCTTCATGACAGACTTCCCTGCTCG gctctTTTTGGAGAGGGCCCAGCTGGAGTACTCTGAGGGGGAGAACAACATCCTCGGCCAGGGAGGCAGTGGGAGCATCATCTACAGAGCCCGATATCATGACCGGCCGGTGGCCATCAAACGCTTCCATTTCAAAAAGTGTCGGCAGCAGACCATCAGCAGTGACACGG ACACCATGGTGAAACACCTGCAGTCTGCAGACGCCTGTCGGAGCTTCTCTGAGTTTCGTCAGGAGGCCAGTATGTTGCACTCTCTGCAGCATCCCTGCATCGTCTCTCTGTTGGGCATCAGCATCCATCCGCTCTGCTTCGCCCTGCAGTTAGCCCCCCTGGGCAGCCTCAACACTGTTCTGGAGGAGAGGCACAAAGGCAAAG gCTCCAGATACATGCCCCTTGGTCACATGCTCACCTTCAGAGTGGCCTATCAGATAGCAGCAGGACTGGCATACCTTCACAGGAAGAGCATCATCTTCTGCGACCTCAAATCTGACAACATTCTTGTGTGGTCTCTGGAG GTGCAGGATCCAGTCAACATTAAACTGTCCGACTATGGCATTTCTAGACAGTCCTTCCGTGAGGGGGCGTTGGGGGTGGAAGGCACCCCGGGTTACCAGGCTCCTGAGATCCGACCAGGCATCGTGTATGATGAGAAA GTGGACATGTTCTCCTATGGTATGGTGCTGTATGAGCTGCTCTCTGGGCGGAGGCCAGTGCTGGGACACCACCAGCTTCAGATAGCGAAGAAGCTTTCTAAAGGCATCCGGCCGGTGCTCGGCAGTCCAGAGGAGGTTCAGTTCTGCTGCCTCCACGGCCTGTTAACTGAATGTTGGGACACCAAGCCGGAGAAG AGGCCCATGGCCATGCAGTGTCTGAGGCAGATGCAGGAGCCCAGCTTCCCCTGCCTCAGGTACGTCTTGTCCTGCGGCCCCCACTCGCAGCTCTTCCTGTCCCAGCTGCAGGGACACAGCGCTGTGTTCTGGAGTGGAGACAAGGAAGACAG GAACTACAGTGTTGTGAATGTGGAGAAGGgccaggtggaggtgaagaggatTTCCTGTCCAGGTAGTCGgatcagctgtcagatgaagATGGGTAACACTCTGTGGATGGCCACTGAG GAGCAGGAGGTGTTCATCTACAGTCTGAAGGACATGTGTCCACTCAGTCAACCCCAGAAACAGTTCTCCTGTCCAGCTATCATCACCTGCCTTTTCCCTGTTCCTGCAAGAGAACAG AGCCTGGCCAGAGTGTTCGCGGGGATGTCTGACGGCCTGGTGGCAGCGTACAGCTTGGTGGAGGACCTTCCTCTGGAGGGGGAGACCTACCTGTGTTCACACACCCTCAATAAGACGATGTTTGGTCTGAAGGACGCAGATCCCAGGCAGAGACCGTACCCAGTCAGGAGCATGGCTCTGGTCAGCAGCGGCTCTCAG ttgtGGTTCTCCAACGGTCCGGGTGTGCTGGTCATCGACTGTCTGAGCCTTCAGGCGGTGCGAAGGCTGGAGCCCTATGACCCACCGTCCTCCATCATATCCATGACAACCAGCTTCAGTCTGTGGGGAGAGGAGGCAGTATGGACCCTGGATGACCACATCAACACCCTGCTGCTCTACCATGCCACCTCCTACCAGCTCTGTGCCAAGTACTG ctgcagagacagcagtCCTCTACGGGATGTCTTCACTGTGCAGCGTCCTGCCAGGGTTACCGCGGTGACAACCACTGACCTCAAGACCACAGGCCAAGAAGAGACGCCAGAATGGAATAATGGAGAAGTGACAGTGATCTACAGTGAGGAGGCAGGCACTCAGATCATCCAGCACCAGGATTCACTGACAGACTACTGCTCCATATCATCCAACTGCTCCCTGGAGCTGCCGGGGTCAGACTGTTCCAGCGCCGCGGGCCTCAGCTCATTAGCCAGCCGCAGCAgtgtgtcacttcctgcagaCCAGGAGGAGGCGGGCATGTACCAGGACCAGCAGGCATCTACCAACCCTGAGTCTGGTGTGGACTCTGCAGAGGCCGTGAACCTCGCGCCACCTCAGCTGCAAGCTTTCACTGTGCTGGCAGTGAACGGAGCTCTGTGGATCCCCAG